The Cellulophaga sp. RHA19 genome includes the window AGCTTTAAGCAAAAATTAGGTTTATTGTTACCTCAAGATCTAACCAATACAAAGTTTTCTAACGAGAGTGTTGTTGTTTCTGGTGAGGTCTTTCGTTTTTCAGAGAAAATAATTACAGTGCCAGTTACTGTGTTAAATTTACCAGAAGAAGTAAGTATTAGAACGTTTCCTAATAAAGTTTCTATTTTGTGTAAAGCAAAAGTTACAGATTTAAAAGAGGTTAAAGTGTCTGATTTTAGTTTAACTGCAGACTTTAATGATTATGTTGATGAAAACTCACCAATTTTAAAGTTAAAACTAAGTAAAAAGCCAGAGGGTGTATATAGTGCTAAGTTAAAAGAAGAAGCTGTAGAATTTATTTTAAATAGAAAATGAAAATAGTAGGTTTAACAGGAGGTATAGGTAGTGGAAAAAGTACAGCAGCAAAAATGTTTGCAGATTTAGGTGTTCCTGTTTATAATTCGGACCTAGAAGCTAAACAGTTAATGCATACTTCTGTTAGTGTTAAAGAGCAAATAGCAAGCCTATTAGGTAAAGATGCTTATGTAAACAATGTTTTAAATAGAGAATATATAGCAGAAAAGGTATTTGCGGATGCTAGTTTGTTAGAGCAACTAAATAATATTGTACACCCAGCTGTAAGAGAGCACTTTTTAGAGTGGACTAAAAAACAAGACGCACCCTATGTTATACAGGAAAGCGCAATTATTTTTGAAAATAAAAACCAAGATTTCTACGATTACATAATTTTGGTTACAGCACCTTTGGAAGTCAGAATTAATAGGATTTTAAAAAGGGATAATACTACACGAGAAAAAATTCTTTCTAGAATGAACAATCAATGGACAGATGAAAAGAAAGAAAAAATGTCTGATTTTAAGTTAATAAATGAAGATATTGTAAATTTAGAGTTAAAAATAAATGAAATTCACTCTATATTAAGGAGCTTGTCTTAATAATCGTTAAAGTTTAACTATTAGTGTTAAGGTTAGGTTAAACAGGAGAGACTATATATGTTAAAATCTTAATTTTGCCCAAATGAACAAGAAGTTATTGGTTGTACTTATTGTGTTAATGACCTTGTCTTTGCTAGGAATAATATTTGTTCAGGCGTATTGGATTAAAAAATCTATAGAGGACAAAGAAGAGCAATTTTATCAGACAGTATCTCAGGTACTAGATAATGTAGCAAGCAAAATAGAAACAAGAGAAATAAATGAGTATGGAGATAAGTTTATAGCGCTAAAAGATAGTGTTGGTAAACCATCAGAATACCAAATTAGAGATATTTTTTATAGAGAGGTAGATGAAGACTCTAGAGAAGTAACTATTTATAATCACGGAATATTAAAAGAGAATTACAATGTTCCACCTTCGTTCTTTGACAATGATCTTTTAAGTGATAGTACAACAACTATTACTAGTTATACAAGCAAAACTGTAGAAACTGTTTTAAAAGAAAATTTTGGTATGGATGGTAAAGGTTACAGCTTTACACCCATAAAAAAAATAACAAAATTTGGAGATATTTCTAGGTTTGAAAAATTACA containing:
- the coaE gene encoding dephospho-CoA kinase (Dephospho-CoA kinase (CoaE) performs the final step in coenzyme A biosynthesis.), with protein sequence MKIVGLTGGIGSGKSTAAKMFADLGVPVYNSDLEAKQLMHTSVSVKEQIASLLGKDAYVNNVLNREYIAEKVFADASLLEQLNNIVHPAVREHFLEWTKKQDAPYVIQESAIIFENKNQDFYDYIILVTAPLEVRINRILKRDNTTREKILSRMNNQWTDEKKEKMSDFKLINEDIVNLELKINEIHSILRSLS